A genomic region of Aspergillus oryzae RIB40 DNA, chromosome 1 contains the following coding sequences:
- a CDS encoding exosome component 3'-5' exonuclease (exosome 3'-5' exoribonuclease complex, subunit PM/SCL-100 (Rrp6)), producing MDSAADFPPFQQQLTSSLVQMTRTVGQLSAEDLSFHRTSSAELSESIDEQSGRILSLTSSLLKAATAGTDLPVPTLQDEDSIEDNWRGVVDVIDALLERADACLDEFTGVIKRLSPSQQEQSAAKATKKTTSKFPTIYDYGPSKIPKPQLYFERQVDNADDSPFKPLLRTKPHAVVPLEKSVESSDRNPYETEIRAARYPESTYAVSSPVPYQPWESTTATFVDTLEGVKEMLEELKSAKEIAIDLEHHDVHSYQGLVSLMQISTRDKDWVVDTLKPWREELQMLNEVFADPSILKVFHGSSMDIIWLQRDLGLYVVGMFDTYHAACALNYPKRSLKFLLQKFVNFEADKRYQMADWRIRPIPEGMFDYARSDTHYLLHIFDHLRNELIENSTPENNLIDYVLEKSKDEALQRFERSPYDAATGQGPGGWYDYLSRNPAVLSKEQFAVFKAVHQWRDAVAREEDEGVQCVFPKHVLFKVAHAMPLDLGTLFRTLSPVTPIAKDRAADLLAVIKNAKIEGADGPEWRDVYVKPTRAGRSVPATETEQGLVTPPIGEENFPTAARCEVSQFWGAVLDTREPLTPPEYSAVASAEALRLSLPLPPMPRTVSEARDKLAGSAAKPAPPKPTPAPVEMPEEKEENKIFTVKGLGGPRKRKSEEAPSPEGDDSSDVIHIGEKPSKKQRRKEKKNKSASQTPQPEEKKEEAEPFNYEAADSVLHAQPAQTATLHKKRPFNPYKKALEAPSGVRKQKRETPGKSFTFR from the coding sequence ATGGATTCCGCAGCAGACTTCCCGCCgttccagcagcagctaaCGTCGTCGCTCGTGCAGATGACGCGCACTGTTGGCCAGCTCTCTGCTGAAGATCTCAGTTTTCATCGCACTTCAAGCGCGGAGCTTTCCGAGTCCATCGATGAACAAAGCGGCAGGATTCTTTCATTAACTTCTTCACTTTTGAAAGCCGCCACAGCCGGTACCGATTTACCCGTGCCGACCTTGCAGGATGAAGACTCCATCGAAGACAATTGGCGCGGTGTGGTGGATGTTATCGATGCTCTTTTGGAAAGAGCAGATGCTTGTTTGGATGAATTTACCGGTGTGATTAAGAGACTGAGCCCATCGCAGCAAGAACAGAGTGCAGCCAAGGCTACCAAGAAGACCACTTCGAAGTTTCCCACCATCTACGATTACGGCCCGTCGAAGATCCCGAAACCTCAGCTGTATTTTGAGCGTCAAGTCGATAACGCCGATGATTCGCCTTTCAAGCCATTGCTCAGGACTAAGCCACATGCGGTGGTTCCGTTGGAGAAGTCTGTTGAATCGTCGGACCGAAACCCTTACGAGACCGAGATCCGCGCCGCAAGGTATCCGGAGTCTACCTACGCTGTGTCATCTCCCGTTCCTTACCAGCCTTGGGAGTCGACAACCGCAACTTTCGTGGATACCCTAGAAGGAGTGAAGGAAATGTTGGAAGAGCTCAAATCTGCGAAGGAGATCGCTATCGATCTAGAGCATCACGATGTGCATTCCTATCAGggtcttgtttctttgatgCAGATCAGCACCCGCGATAAGGACTGGGTGGTTGACACGCTGAAACCGTGGAGGGAGGAGCTTCAGATGCTTAATGAGGTCTTTGCGGATCCTAGCATCCTCAAAGTGTTCCACGGTTCGTCCATGGATATCATTTGGCTCCAACGCGATCTAGGTCTCTACGTAGTCGGCATGTTTGATACCTACCACGCCGCCTGCGCTCTGAATTACCCCAAGCGGAGTTTGAAGTTTCTTCTGCAAAAGTTTGTCAACTTCGAAGCCGACAAGAGATACCAAATGGCCGACTGGCGAATTCGGCCGATTCCAGAGGGCATGTTCGACTACGCCAGATCCGATACCCATTACCTTCTTCACATTTTCGATCACTTACGCAACGAACTCATAGAGAACTCAACGCCCGAAAACAACCTTATCGACTACGTCTTGGAGAAGTCAAAGGATGAAGCTCTGCAACGGTTTGAACGCTCTCCTTATGATGCTGCCACAGGCCAAGGACCAGGTGGCTGGTACGACTACTTATCGCGCAATCCTGCGGTCCTGTCTAAGGAGCAATTTGCCGTCTTCAAAGCAGTTCATCAATGGCGTGATGCAGTTGCGAgagaggaggacgaaggcGTGCAGTGTGTGTTCCCTAAGCACGTCCTTTTCAAGGTTGCGCACGCTATGCCTTTGGATCTGGGGACATTGTTCCGGACACTGTCACCAGTGACACCCATCGCCAAGGACAGAGCCGCGGACCTCCTGGCGGTCATCAAAAATGCAAAGATCGAAGGCGCTGACGGCCCTGAATGGCGTGATGTGTATGTGAAGCCGACAAGAGCGGGACGATCTGTTCCGGCGACGGAAACCGAACAGGGTCTTGTGACGCCACCTATCGGTGAGGAGAACTTCCCTACCGCTGCGCGCTGCGAGGTTTCCCAGTTCTGGGGTGCAGTGTTGGACACCCGGGAACCTCTTACCCCTCCCGAGTACTCTGCCGTCGCCTCTGCAGAAGCCCTTCGACTATCGCTCCCGCTGCCACCCATGCCTCGTACGGTATCTGAAGCTCGCGACAAGCTTGCTGGCTCTGCTGCCAAGCCTGCGCCCCCCAAACCCACCCCAGCTCCTGTTGAAAtgccagaagaaaaggaggagaacaagatcTTCACGGTCAAAGGGCTTGGTGGCCCGCGCAAACGGAAGAGCGAAGAAGCTCCGTCGCCAGAGGGTGACGATTCTAGCGATGTGATACACATCGGGGAGAAACCGTCTAAGAAACAACGccggaaggaaaagaagaacaaatcCGCGTCGCAGACTCCACAgcccgaggagaagaaggaagaagctgAGCCCTTTAATTATGAGGCCGCTGACTCCGTCCTACACGCACAGCCAGCCCAGACCGCCACACTTCACAAGAAACGGCCATTCAACCCATACAAGAAGGCGCTTGAGGCACCCAGTGGAGTGCGCAAGCAGAAGCGTGAGACCCCCGGCAAGTCATTCACTTTCAGGTGA
- a CDS encoding putative membrane protein (protein tyrosine phosphatase-like protein PTPLA (contains Pro instead of catalytic Arg)) has translation MSPKQEPLSPKRAYLLFYNAISTILWLRILLTVLTTHDPASTYTTLEPWTRWTQTLAIAEILHSAAGLTRSPVFTTFTQVFGRSVQVWAINYAFPAITAHSWAYPAMLLAWSAADTVRYSYFVVMLAGIPMPAVLKWLRYSLFFILYPIGISSEWWLMYHAANATSSLAVAGIFYFFLVLYVPGTPMMYKYMVKQRRKTLARE, from the exons ATGTCCCCTAAACAAGAACCTCTCTCTCCCAAAAGAGCCTACCTACTCTTCTACAATGCCATATCCACGATCCTCTGGCTCCGCATCCTCCTCACCGTCCTCACAACCCACGACCCCGCATCAACATACACAACCCTCGAACCCTGGACCCGATGGACGCAAACCCTAGCGATCGCAGAGATCCTCCACTCCGCAGCCG GACTCACCCGAAGCCCCGTGTTTACAACCTTCACGCAAGTATTCGGCCGCAGCGTACAGGTCTGGGCCATTAACTATGCCTTCCCGGCCATCACGGCCCATTCCTGGGCCTACCCGGCTATGCTACTCGCCTGGTCTGCGGCAGATACCGTCCGGTACTCTTATTTCGTAGTAATGCTGGCTGGGATACCGATGCCTGCTGTATTGAAATGGCTACG ATACTCGCTATTTTTCATTCTCTATCCGATCGGAATCAGCAGCGAATGGTGGTTGATGTATCATGCTGCAAATGCCACGTCCAGTCTCGCCGTGGCGGGcatcttctatttcttccttgtgCTTTATGTGCCTG GAACGCCTATGATGTATAAATATATGGTTAAGCAGCGGCGCAAGACCTTGGCTCGGGAGTAG